One Arthrobacter sp. B3I4 genomic window, CCAGGGCGGCAAACACCGTCCGCCCCGTCTTTACCGCTTCACCGGCCGTCCCGGCCTCGATCCAGACAACAGGAGCACATCATGAGCAGCGTCAACACGGCGATCCAGCTGATTACCCGGGGCCAGGCGGAGGGCGCGACGGCGGCCACCACCTGCAGCCCGGCGCTGGCCCGCGGGCCCTGGGACTTCGACCTCGCTGAAGCCAGTGCGGGTGTGCCCGGCTATGGCCCCGGCGCGTCCCTGGCGGATATCGCTCCGCCGTCGACCCCACGGCAGGGCCAGCTTCCGGAGGAATACCGCGTGGCGGACGACGCCGAGCTTGACGCCCGGATCCGCGCGGCCAAGGCGGCGCTCGGGGACCGGGCCGTGATCCTGGGCCACTTCTACCAGCGCGATGAGGTGGTCGAGTACGCCGACTTCGTGGGTGACTCGTTCCAGCTCGCCAACGCAGCCCTGACCCGGCCGGACGCCGAGGCGATCATCTTCTGCGGCGTGCACTTCATGGCCGAAACCGCGGACATCCTGTCCCGGCCGGAGCAGGCGGTGATCCTGCCGAACCTCGCCGCCGGCTGCTCGATGGCGGATATGGCGGACATCGATTCCGTGACCGACTGCTGGGAGCAGCTCGAGGAGCTGTTCGGCACCGAGCCGGACGCCGACGGGCGCGTACCCGTCATTCCGGTCACCTACATGAATTCCTCGGCGGCGCTCAAGGGCTTCTGCGGGGAGCACGGCGGCATTGTCTGCACTTCCTCGAACGCTGCCACGGTGCTGGACTGGGCGTTCGAGCGCGGCCAGCGGGTCCTGTTCTTCCCGGACCAGCACCTCGGCCGCAACACCGCCAAGGCCCTGGGCGTGCCGCTGGAGCAGATGCCGATGTGGAACCCGCGCAAGGAGCTCGGCGGCAACGACGAGCAAACCCTGCAGGACTCCCGGGTGATCCTGTGGCACGGTTTCTGCTCGGTGCACAAACGCTTCACGGTGGCCCAGATCGAGAAGGCCCGAGCCGACTTCCCCGGCGTCAAGGTCGTCGTGCACCCGGAGTGCCCCATGGAAGTGGTCGACGCCGCGGATGCTGCCGGGTCCACCGACTTCATCCGGAAGGCCATCGCCGCCGCCACGGAACCGACCACTTTCGCTGTGGGCACCGAGATCAATCTGGTCAACCGGCTCGCGGCGGAGTACCCGCAGCACACCATCTTCTGCCTGGACCCGGTGATCTGCCCCTGCTCCACGATGTACCGGATCCACCCGGGCTACCTCGCCTGGGTGCTCGAGGCGCTGGTCCGCGGCGAGGTGGTCAACCGCATCACGGTGGCCGACGGCGTCGCAGCCCCGGCGCGGGTTGCCCTGGAACGCATGCTGGCGGCGCGGCCGTGACCCGGCGGCTCGTCGTCGTCGGCAGCGGGATCGCGGGGCTGTACGCGGCGCTTCTCGCTTCCGAAGCGGCCGCCGCTTCCGAATCCGACGCGAGCGCACCGGGTGTCGAGGTGGTGCTGCTGACCAAGGGGACGCTGGAGGACAGCAACACGTTCTACGCCCAGGGCGGGATCTCCGCGGTGCTGGGGCCGGACGAGGCCGCACCGGGGGACACCGTCGCCGCGCACATCGCCGACACGCTTGCCGCCGGTGCCGGACTGAACGATCCAGAGGCCGTGCGCATCCTGTGTACCGAAGCTGTCCGGGACATCACCGGTCTGCGCCGCTTCGGCGTCGAGTTCGACGGCGGGTCCGCGGGGCCGGCACTGGGGCTGGAGGCTGCACATTCGGCCGCGCGGATCCTGCACGCCGGCGGTGATGCCACCGGCGCGTGCATCGCCCGTGGCCTGACGACGGCAGTGCTGGCCCGCGCCGCGCAGGGCCGCCTCCGGGTGGAGACCGGTGCTTTCGTGACCGAGCTGCTGACCGATGCCCGGGGCCTCACCGGCGTCGCTTACCTCGCCGGCAGCGAGCTCACGCGGCTGGACGCCGACGCCGTGCTGCTCGCCACCGGCGGAGCCGGGCGACTGTTCGCCCGCACCAGTAACCCCGCCGTCGCCACAGCCGACGGACTGGCGCTGGCCTGGCGGGCGGGGGCAGCTGTCCGTGACCTCGAATTCTTCCAGTTCCACCCCACCACGCTGGCCGCCACCGAAACGGCCGGCGGTCCGCCCGCACTGCTGATTTCCGAGGCGGTGCGCGGCGAGGGAGGCGTGCTGCTGGACGCCGACGGTCGCCGCTTCATGCCGAACTACCACCCGGACGCGGACCTGGCCCCGCGCGACGTCGTCTCCCGGAGCATCGCGCTGCATCTGGCTGCCACCGGGATGCCGGCGGACAGTCCCGTGTACCTCGATGCGCGGACTCTGGAACGCCGCCGCGGCGCCGGATTCCTGGCCCGGCGCTTCCCCACGATCACCGCCCGGACCCGTGCCGCCGGCTACGACTGGGCCCAGGAGCCGCTGCCGGTCTCGCCGGCGGCGCACTACTGGATGGGCGGGATCGCGACGGACCTCCACGGCCGGACCACGGTGCCCCGGCTCTACGCCGCGGGCGAGGCTGCCTGCACCGGAGTCCACGGCGCGAACCGGCTGGCCAGTAATTCGCTGCTCGAAGGGCTGGTCTTCGGGCGCCGGGCCGTGGAATCGTTCCTCGGTGGCGAAGCGTCGCACGACGGCACTGCTCCGCACAGGGGCGGCGCGTCGCACGACCGCGCTGCTCCGCGGGCTGTCTCGGCCGCGGGCGGCCTCGCCTTGACGCCCGCTTCCGCAGTGCTGTCGCGCGACTCCTCC contains:
- the nadA gene encoding quinolinate synthase NadA; this translates as MSSVNTAIQLITRGQAEGATAATTCSPALARGPWDFDLAEASAGVPGYGPGASLADIAPPSTPRQGQLPEEYRVADDAELDARIRAAKAALGDRAVILGHFYQRDEVVEYADFVGDSFQLANAALTRPDAEAIIFCGVHFMAETADILSRPEQAVILPNLAAGCSMADMADIDSVTDCWEQLEELFGTEPDADGRVPVIPVTYMNSSAALKGFCGEHGGIVCTSSNAATVLDWAFERGQRVLFFPDQHLGRNTAKALGVPLEQMPMWNPRKELGGNDEQTLQDSRVILWHGFCSVHKRFTVAQIEKARADFPGVKVVVHPECPMEVVDAADAAGSTDFIRKAIAAATEPTTFAVGTEINLVNRLAAEYPQHTIFCLDPVICPCSTMYRIHPGYLAWVLEALVRGEVVNRITVADGVAAPARVALERMLAARP
- a CDS encoding L-aspartate oxidase, coding for MTRRLVVVGSGIAGLYAALLASEAAAASESDASAPGVEVVLLTKGTLEDSNTFYAQGGISAVLGPDEAAPGDTVAAHIADTLAAGAGLNDPEAVRILCTEAVRDITGLRRFGVEFDGGSAGPALGLEAAHSAARILHAGGDATGACIARGLTTAVLARAAQGRLRVETGAFVTELLTDARGLTGVAYLAGSELTRLDADAVLLATGGAGRLFARTSNPAVATADGLALAWRAGAAVRDLEFFQFHPTTLAATETAGGPPALLISEAVRGEGGVLLDADGRRFMPNYHPDADLAPRDVVSRSIALHLAATGMPADSPVYLDARTLERRRGAGFLARRFPTITARTRAAGYDWAQEPLPVSPAAHYWMGGIATDLHGRTTVPRLYAAGEAACTGVHGANRLASNSLLEGLVFGRRAVESFLGGEASHDGTAPHRGGASHDRAAPRAVSAAGGLALTPASAVLSRDSSGEGTPRTAPEVIIGSGAGAFSREALGLLMTRAAGVLRLGAELDAAAAQLAAWAAAVRPETVTDALDQSAHEDSNLLLAARLLVQAARARTGSVGAHYRADAMHSQPRPARPAEPTPAAARHAALPETQTRRHLATPRTKQRIPS